In a single window of the Hoyosella subflava DQS3-9A1 genome:
- a CDS encoding SCP2 sterol-binding domain-containing protein — MTTSPTADDLYKYIGMAFEQAKSDPKLVQKLSGTPGVLKVIATEPDGCIVIDLPGVTAVPSSPDDEADATLRMSSDFANRFWQGDLNLLMAVTRGEVVLEGKMALIAKAVPAAKELFPIYIELLKSDGRTDLLVK, encoded by the coding sequence ATGACCACATCACCCACCGCCGACGACCTGTACAAGTACATCGGCATGGCATTCGAGCAGGCAAAGAGCGATCCGAAGCTCGTCCAGAAGCTCTCGGGCACCCCGGGCGTCCTCAAAGTGATCGCCACCGAACCCGACGGCTGCATAGTTATCGATCTACCGGGCGTGACCGCCGTTCCCAGCTCACCGGACGATGAGGCAGACGCCACCCTCCGTATGAGCAGCGATTTCGCGAACCGCTTCTGGCAGGGCGACCTGAATCTGCTCATGGCTGTGACCAGGGGCGAGGTTGTCCTCGAAGGGAAGATGGCACTCATTGCCAAAGCCGTTCCGGCGGCGAAGGAGCTGTTCCCGATCTACATCGAGCTGCTGAAGAGCGATGGACGGACGGACCTGCTCGTCAAATGA
- a CDS encoding tautomerase family protein, which translates to MPMWKIYVPAGAYTKEQRKAFAESITEVYVNFADLPRFYVVVAFHELPSDTIWVGGDEANDFVRITVDHIARRMPDSDDFRDMAMQAFADAIEPHVSPRGFRWEIHIDETPLQLWWVNGIKPPPAESEAEKEWARLNAAVPYEMV; encoded by the coding sequence ATGCCGATGTGGAAGATTTACGTTCCCGCAGGCGCGTACACCAAAGAGCAGAGGAAGGCTTTTGCAGAGTCGATTACTGAGGTCTACGTGAACTTCGCGGACCTTCCGCGATTCTATGTTGTGGTTGCATTTCACGAACTTCCAAGTGACACCATCTGGGTCGGCGGCGACGAAGCGAACGACTTCGTCCGCATCACGGTCGATCATATTGCCCGCCGCATGCCAGACTCGGACGACTTCAGGGACATGGCCATGCAAGCCTTCGCGGATGCAATCGAACCCCACGTCAGCCCCCGCGGTTTCCGCTGGGAGATCCATATCGACGAAACACCGCTGCAGCTTTGGTGGGTTAACGGGATTAAGCCGCCGCCCGCCGAGTCGGAGGCCGAGAAGGAATGGGCGCGGCTGAACGCTGCAGTCCCATATGAGATGGTCTAG